One window from the genome of Leptospira broomii serovar Hurstbridge str. 5399 encodes:
- a CDS encoding LIC12298 family protein, which produces MMIRSLQDTGTYERNRKGLTGAGFDWRERDRAIEPGSKTFADYLEESFQGDLVQDGNWFSETLSELSKKNLRKI; this is translated from the coding sequence ATGATGATTCGATCTCTACAAGATACCGGAACATATGAGAGAAACCGTAAGGGTTTAACGGGTGCCGGGTTCGACTGGAGGGAAAGGGACCGAGCCATTGAGCCCGGTTCAAAGACCTTCGCGGACTATTTGGAAGAATCCTTTCAAGGCGATCTCGTTCAAGACGGGAATTGGTTTTCGGAAACGCTTTCCGAGCTGAGTAAAAAGAATCTAAGAAAGATCTGA
- a CDS encoding JAB domain-containing protein, with product MTLSRFSGTLPDPRTRIRYEADALDDWELIAVLLGKGDRNRSIEDLSREILRVTKGLSGLLSVDVSRNLRVSGLGTAKASVLMAAVELARRLKYKSLQGAIFDPVSLSRYMRTLFLPMRRECFVLATISPAGNLLRADIVSKGSLEEVGVHPRDLVRLVLNDEASEAILAHNHPGMTADPSREDWDVYTRLGSILSELDVNLLDHWIFGIDGIFSCKHSTRLDEE from the coding sequence CTGACTCTGAGCCGGTTTAGCGGAACCCTCCCGGATCCGAGGACACGCATCAGATATGAAGCGGATGCCTTAGATGATTGGGAATTGATTGCAGTCCTTTTGGGAAAAGGGGATCGTAATCGTTCTATAGAGGATCTTAGTCGAGAGATTCTGAGAGTTACGAAAGGATTGAGCGGACTTCTTTCCGTAGATGTCTCCCGTAACCTACGTGTGAGCGGCCTTGGAACTGCGAAAGCGTCCGTATTAATGGCTGCAGTAGAGCTGGCCAGGCGCTTAAAATACAAATCCTTACAAGGTGCCATTTTCGACCCGGTATCCCTGTCTAGATACATGCGAACCTTATTTCTCCCGATGAGAAGAGAGTGCTTCGTATTGGCCACGATTTCCCCGGCAGGAAATCTACTTCGTGCAGATATCGTTTCCAAAGGAAGCCTAGAGGAAGTAGGAGTGCATCCACGTGACTTAGTTCGTCTGGTTCTTAACGACGAAGCCTCGGAAGCAATTCTCGCACATAATCATCCCGGAATGACCGCCGATCCGAGTCGGGAAGATTGGGATGTCTATACTCGCCTTGGTTCCATTCTATCGGAACTAGATGTGAACCTATTAGATCATTGGATTTTTGGAATTGACGGGATCTTTTCTTGTAAACATTCTACTCGCCTAGACGAAGAATAA
- a CDS encoding ABC transporter permease, whose product MRILFVLVRRDYALQYAGSALGLTWMFLQNLSLILIYTVVFYFIGIRTNGEDPIDYFSYMLSGLLFWIPLQEYLIRGTGILTDNRHLIKRSPLGPEIFLWIPFFQYVLHWLITAVPVIIFLFWFGKANWSGLLPGSLTIIATGLFLACIINYFARINIILRDISPLVRLCSQFLFWGLPVLYQSTGVLGKLNVWNPFFFPLELFRSFILSNYESKASFADFLPFLALFFIIFFLSRAKLNQVVLDHL is encoded by the coding sequence ATGCGAATTCTATTCGTTCTGGTAAGAAGAGATTACGCTCTCCAATATGCCGGATCTGCTTTAGGATTAACTTGGATGTTTTTGCAAAATCTGAGTTTGATTCTGATCTATACCGTCGTATTTTACTTTATAGGAATTCGTACGAATGGGGAAGACCCGATCGACTATTTTTCCTATATGCTGAGTGGTTTACTTTTTTGGATCCCCTTACAAGAATACTTGATTCGCGGCACCGGAATTTTAACGGACAATCGGCATCTGATCAAACGATCCCCGTTGGGTCCGGAAATTTTTCTATGGATTCCTTTTTTTCAGTATGTATTGCACTGGCTGATTACGGCTGTGCCAGTGATTATCTTCCTATTTTGGTTCGGGAAAGCAAATTGGTCGGGGTTATTGCCTGGATCGTTGACGATCATTGCGACGGGGTTATTTCTTGCTTGTATCATCAATTACTTCGCACGGATCAATATAATTTTAAGGGATATTTCCCCCCTAGTTCGCCTTTGTTCTCAATTTCTTTTTTGGGGATTGCCGGTTTTATACCAGTCAACCGGAGTTTTAGGAAAATTGAATGTATGGAATCCATTTTTCTTTCCATTGGAACTTTTTCGATCCTTCATATTATCTAACTACGAATCCAAAGCAAGTTTTGCGGATTTCCTACCGTTCCTGGCTTTATTTTTCATAATTTTCTTTTTAAGCCGCGCTAAATTAAATCAGGTCGTGTTGGATCACCTTTGA
- a CDS encoding ABC transporter ATP-binding protein, producing MIRVEGITKVYSGYSRPWRRLWNALTFGYFGFDIKFKALDGISFEARKGEILGIIGRNGAGKSTLLKLLTGVSRSDSGRLEKKGTVRSILELGVGFNPELSGEENLYYNGLVWGLDPTELKSSMDEIFRFSGLSEFKKNPLKNYSSGMTMRLGFALATAKRPDILIVDEALAVGDASFQQKCLSRFRKFSEEGTLTLIVSHDLELLKSICTRILILEKGKLVYDGDPVHGFREYMQIIAASSAEEGAQLTPHESILESVQIRLSHENRINPSLLPVGANVELFVSAKFKEDLKRLTVGFHIDDSRGIRSFGTNTFHLGSELFGVVAGDWIHAKFKFPLNFSAGKYSLGIALHAGDSHAEGSYLWQDGILEFELERLDMSKFEGVAWIPVEIETKKGPNS from the coding sequence TTGATACGTGTAGAAGGCATTACTAAAGTTTATTCCGGTTATAGTCGTCCTTGGCGTAGACTTTGGAATGCGCTGACATTCGGATATTTCGGCTTCGATATTAAATTTAAGGCGTTAGATGGAATTTCGTTCGAGGCGCGTAAGGGAGAAATTTTAGGGATTATCGGCCGGAATGGCGCAGGAAAATCCACTCTTCTGAAGCTTTTAACCGGTGTTTCCCGTTCGGATTCCGGGAGACTGGAAAAAAAAGGAACGGTCCGTTCGATTTTAGAATTGGGCGTAGGCTTTAATCCGGAACTGTCCGGAGAAGAAAATCTTTACTATAATGGTCTAGTTTGGGGTTTAGATCCGACAGAATTAAAATCATCGATGGACGAGATTTTTCGTTTTTCCGGACTTAGCGAATTCAAAAAGAATCCCTTAAAAAATTATTCGTCCGGAATGACGATGCGATTGGGTTTTGCATTGGCGACCGCAAAGCGTCCGGATATTTTAATCGTAGACGAAGCGCTTGCAGTAGGCGATGCGAGCTTTCAACAGAAGTGCTTGAGTCGGTTTCGAAAATTCTCCGAGGAGGGCACCCTCACATTGATCGTCAGCCACGATCTCGAGCTATTAAAGTCTATATGTACTAGAATTCTAATATTAGAAAAAGGTAAGCTCGTTTACGATGGGGATCCTGTTCACGGGTTCAGGGAGTATATGCAAATCATTGCGGCTTCTTCCGCCGAAGAAGGAGCTCAACTAACTCCTCATGAATCGATCTTAGAGTCCGTCCAAATTCGCCTTTCGCATGAAAATCGAATCAATCCGAGTTTATTGCCGGTGGGAGCGAACGTGGAGTTATTCGTTTCGGCCAAATTTAAAGAGGATTTGAAACGCTTAACGGTAGGATTTCATATCGATGATAGTCGAGGTATTCGTTCCTTCGGCACGAATACCTTTCATTTAGGTAGCGAATTATTCGGCGTCGTCGCAGGCGACTGGATTCACGCTAAGTTCAAATTTCCTCTGAATTTTTCCGCAGGAAAATATTCCTTAGGGATTGCATTGCATGCCGGAGATAGTCACGCGGAAGGATCGTATCTTTGGCAGGACGGTATTTTAGAATTCGAACTAGAGCGTTTAGATATGTCCAAGTTCGAAGGAGTCGCCTGGATTCCGGTCGAAATAGAGACGAAAAAAGGGCCAAATTCCTAG
- a CDS encoding UDP-glucose dehydrogenase family protein → MKVCVIGSGYVGLVAGACFAEYGNQVICVDKDAKKIEDLKNGIIPIYEPGLSELVQNNWKEKRLEFSTSLKEGVEKSDLIFIAVGTPTSSDGSADLSAVFAVAEEIGKSINGYKVIVDKSTVPVGTAAKVKEFIGKHTKYEYDVVSNPEFLKEGAAIDDFMRPERVVIGADNDRAGDLVAQLYAPFVLNGNPILRMGTVSAELTKYACNAFLATKISFANEIANLCESVGADYEDVRKGMGTDSRIGRQFLYAGIGYGGSCFPKDVRALIRTSEQFGKPLRIIQEVEAVNEDQKVRLYEKIETFFGKGGVKGKKFAVWGLAFKPGTDDMREAPSIPLLLKLYSEGAKIQAFDPVAKETSEYYFKGKIEYSEDAYSALKGADALLLLTEWREFREPDFPRMKQLLKQSIIFDGRNQYRPGLLKKEGFQYFSIGKQPIE, encoded by the coding sequence ATGAAAGTATGCGTTATCGGTAGCGGCTACGTCGGATTAGTAGCAGGAGCTTGCTTTGCAGAATACGGCAACCAAGTCATTTGCGTGGACAAGGATGCAAAAAAGATCGAAGATCTTAAAAACGGTATTATCCCTATTTATGAACCGGGTTTATCCGAGCTCGTTCAAAACAATTGGAAAGAAAAGCGGCTCGAATTCTCGACTTCCTTAAAAGAAGGAGTGGAAAAGTCGGATCTGATTTTTATCGCGGTAGGAACTCCAACATCATCGGACGGATCTGCCGATCTCTCCGCAGTCTTTGCCGTCGCGGAAGAAATTGGAAAATCGATTAACGGATACAAAGTCATCGTCGATAAATCTACGGTTCCGGTAGGTACGGCTGCCAAGGTAAAAGAGTTTATCGGAAAGCACACTAAATACGAATACGATGTGGTATCCAATCCCGAATTTTTAAAGGAAGGAGCGGCGATCGACGATTTTATGAGACCGGAGCGGGTCGTGATAGGAGCCGATAATGATCGAGCAGGAGATCTAGTCGCGCAGTTGTATGCTCCTTTTGTACTGAACGGTAATCCTATTTTAAGAATGGGGACCGTTTCTGCCGAGCTGACTAAATACGCATGTAATGCGTTTCTTGCCACGAAGATTTCCTTTGCGAATGAGATCGCGAATCTCTGCGAGTCGGTAGGCGCGGATTACGAAGATGTGCGAAAAGGAATGGGAACTGATTCTCGCATCGGACGCCAATTTTTATATGCAGGTATCGGTTACGGGGGTTCCTGTTTCCCGAAAGACGTTAGGGCTTTAATTCGCACTTCCGAACAATTCGGAAAGCCGTTAAGAATTATTCAAGAAGTCGAAGCTGTGAACGAAGATCAAAAAGTTCGGTTGTATGAAAAGATCGAAACCTTCTTCGGGAAAGGAGGGGTTAAAGGTAAGAAATTCGCAGTTTGGGGTCTTGCATTCAAACCCGGTACGGACGATATGAGGGAAGCTCCTTCTATACCTCTCCTTTTAAAATTATATTCGGAAGGTGCGAAGATTCAAGCCTTCGATCCTGTGGCGAAAGAGACTTCGGAATATTACTTCAAAGGAAAGATCGAGTATTCTGAAGATGCGTATTCGGCGCTAAAAGGAGCCGATGCCTTGCTACTTTTGACGGAATGGCGAGAATTTCGTGAACCCGATTTCCCTCGGATGAAGCAGCTACTAAAACAATCGATTATCTTCGACGGAAGAAATCAGTATAGACCGGGTCTCCTTAAAAAGGAAGGGTTTCAGTATTTTTCCATCGGGAAGCAACCGATCGAATGA
- a CDS encoding thioredoxin family protein, translating into MNLRNLILIPLFSAVLSLVSTDIAAVGVQWESSVEKAFARAKQEGKPIFIDVYADWCGYCKTLKKEIYPKKEVQAELSRFVLLSLDGDRFPNLKKKYQVSGYPTLLFLDRNGSITEKITGMPDTKMVVKTLKNAYSKRDQEGNLLASLEKNSADSKLLLKVGEYYFEARDYAKAANYFYKAFSSDDKSATENQHRALFNLGVTYSEMENYEKTVKTFTLYLEKYPPGTGYAQAAFYYRGMAFKELGKKNEAKHDLTKALELSSDPSEKKELEGILRSL; encoded by the coding sequence ATGAATCTACGGAATCTAATACTTATTCCATTATTCTCCGCTGTACTTTCACTAGTTTCGACGGATATTGCCGCAGTCGGAGTGCAATGGGAGTCGTCCGTAGAAAAAGCATTCGCTAGAGCTAAACAAGAAGGAAAACCAATCTTCATCGATGTCTATGCGGATTGGTGTGGATATTGCAAGACGCTAAAAAAAGAAATTTATCCAAAAAAGGAAGTTCAGGCCGAGTTGTCACGTTTCGTACTACTTTCTCTAGATGGAGATAGATTTCCGAATTTGAAAAAAAAATACCAGGTCTCCGGATACCCCACCCTTCTATTCCTAGATCGAAACGGGAGCATAACCGAAAAAATTACCGGCATGCCCGATACAAAAATGGTCGTGAAGACACTTAAGAACGCCTATTCGAAACGCGATCAGGAAGGAAATCTTCTGGCCTCTTTAGAAAAGAATTCTGCTGATTCTAAATTACTTCTAAAAGTCGGAGAATATTATTTTGAAGCAAGAGATTATGCGAAGGCCGCTAATTACTTTTATAAGGCTTTCTCATCTGATGATAAAAGCGCTACGGAAAACCAGCATAGAGCCTTATTCAATTTAGGCGTTACCTATTCCGAGATGGAGAATTATGAGAAAACAGTAAAAACATTTACTCTATATCTGGAAAAATATCCCCCGGGTACCGGATACGCCCAAGCTGCTTTTTATTATAGAGGAATGGCCTTCAAGGAACTCGGCAAGAAGAATGAAGCAAAGCATGATCTGACAAAAGCATTGGAACTAAGCTCCGATCCAAGTGAAAAAAAAGAGCTGGAAGGTATTCTTCGATCATTATAA
- the hisE gene encoding phosphoribosyl-ATP diphosphatase encodes MEFLLQLEEILKKRKAELPDKSYTADLFRSGVDRILKKVGEEAGEVIIAAKNADQKELTHEAADLLFHLQVLLVERGLSLSDIVAELRKRHS; translated from the coding sequence ATGGAATTTCTGCTTCAGCTCGAGGAAATCCTTAAGAAACGAAAGGCGGAACTCCCGGACAAATCCTATACCGCCGACCTCTTTCGTAGCGGGGTTGATCGGATTCTGAAGAAAGTCGGAGAAGAAGCGGGCGAAGTGATTATCGCGGCAAAAAATGCCGATCAAAAGGAACTCACTCATGAAGCGGCGGACCTTTTATTTCATTTGCAGGTTCTTTTAGTGGAAAGGGGACTTTCCCTTTCCGATATCGTCGCGGAACTTAGAAAACGCCATTCTTAA
- a CDS encoding menaquinone biosynthetic enzyme MqnA/MqnD family protein, producing the protein MKIGIVKHLNARPLTWGFEQHSEHKVVPENPSLLKDYLLRGLIDVGLISSIECLRNAEVLSVSMKVGVCATEQVRSIKFFKNKKEPYPPYRILTDNGSRTSMALVRVLVHNETGYLPEVSPTDPRIIKEEISIGRGSHMLFGDNALFAEWNPEIYEVRDLAGWWYETTGTSFIFALWASKKPLELPDSFFMDSLKFGQDHIEEIIAKETRLPEDLVRKYLTQELHYEITESDRAGLDRFGKYCADLGIL; encoded by the coding sequence GTGAAAATCGGCATCGTTAAGCATTTAAATGCAAGACCCCTAACTTGGGGGTTCGAGCAACATTCGGAACATAAAGTGGTGCCTGAAAATCCATCGCTTTTAAAGGATTATCTACTGCGAGGGTTAATCGATGTGGGACTCATTTCATCGATCGAATGTCTTAGAAACGCCGAAGTTCTTTCAGTATCCATGAAAGTCGGAGTCTGCGCGACCGAACAAGTTCGCTCCATAAAGTTTTTTAAAAATAAAAAAGAACCCTATCCTCCGTATCGAATCCTAACTGATAACGGTTCGCGAACTAGTATGGCATTGGTCCGAGTCTTAGTTCATAATGAAACAGGATATCTGCCTGAAGTTTCTCCCACCGATCCTAGGATTATTAAAGAAGAAATTTCCATAGGTCGCGGATCGCATATGCTATTCGGCGACAATGCTTTGTTTGCGGAGTGGAATCCTGAAATTTATGAAGTTCGAGATTTAGCCGGTTGGTGGTACGAGACGACCGGAACTTCCTTTATTTTCGCTCTTTGGGCTTCGAAAAAACCGTTGGAATTGCCGGATTCATTCTTTATGGATTCGTTGAAATTTGGCCAAGATCATATAGAAGAAATAATCGCAAAGGAAACCCGTCTCCCGGAAGATCTTGTACGCAAATATCTGACGCAAGAACTACATTACGAAATCACTGAATCTGATAGGGCCGGTTTGGACCGCTTCGGTAAATACTGCGCTGATTTAGGAATTCTCTAG
- a CDS encoding STAS domain-containing protein, whose product MSEKNKIVITLNYEVLNADHEDLRAFLNSHLEGSPTHIVLDLKEVQVLTSIALGALVAFANRLRSQGMKLETINVTPKLLEIIKLVSLDQALGIR is encoded by the coding sequence ATGAGCGAAAAAAATAAAATCGTAATTACCTTAAATTACGAGGTTCTTAATGCGGACCATGAAGATTTACGCGCTTTCCTAAATTCTCATTTGGAAGGAAGTCCTACGCACATAGTGCTCGATCTAAAGGAAGTACAGGTTTTGACTTCCATTGCATTAGGAGCTCTTGTCGCCTTCGCAAACCGACTCCGTAGCCAGGGAATGAAATTGGAAACGATTAATGTTACCCCGAAATTATTAGAAATTATCAAACTCGTTTCCCTAGACCAGGCGCTCGGGATTCGCTAA
- a CDS encoding CheR family methyltransferase: MEDTFSHLVQISDEEFRFVKDLMYRETGIFLADHKKIMVQSRLNSRARFHKMASVSDYIRALQADRKFFESELTELINRITTNKTDFFRENHHFEFLRDVFLPSVEEKAVKTGKKSLRIWSSASSTGEEPYSIAITCAEYFAFKPGWDIKIYASDIDTNVVKTAQEGVYKSERLEPVSESLKKKYFLRVRDLSGRGDDLYQVKPELKSMIEFRKINLLETPYPFLEKMDCIFCRNVIIYFDKQTQKKIFENFEQALKDRGLMVIGHSETLFGISEAYKFLGHTIYQKKPKI; encoded by the coding sequence ATGGAAGATACATTTTCTCATTTAGTCCAGATTTCGGACGAAGAATTCCGATTCGTTAAAGATTTAATGTACCGTGAAACGGGTATTTTTTTGGCAGATCATAAGAAGATTATGGTTCAATCTCGGCTGAATTCCAGGGCAAGATTCCATAAGATGGCGAGCGTCTCCGATTATATCCGAGCCCTTCAGGCCGATCGAAAGTTTTTCGAAAGCGAATTAACGGAACTTATTAATCGTATTACTACTAACAAAACCGATTTTTTTCGAGAGAACCATCATTTCGAATTTTTGAGAGACGTTTTTTTACCGTCGGTGGAGGAAAAGGCCGTTAAAACGGGTAAGAAAAGTCTTCGCATATGGTCGAGCGCTTCGTCTACCGGAGAGGAACCGTATTCGATCGCTATTACCTGTGCCGAATACTTCGCTTTTAAGCCGGGATGGGATATTAAAATTTATGCATCCGATATCGATACGAATGTCGTAAAGACCGCTCAGGAAGGCGTTTATAAATCCGAGAGACTTGAGCCAGTCAGTGAATCATTAAAGAAAAAATATTTTTTACGCGTGAGGGATTTGTCGGGAAGAGGCGACGATTTATACCAAGTCAAACCCGAATTAAAGTCCATGATCGAATTTAGAAAAATTAATCTTTTGGAAACACCTTATCCTTTCTTGGAAAAGATGGACTGTATTTTCTGCCGGAACGTAATTATTTACTTTGATAAGCAGACTCAGAAAAAGATTTTCGAAAATTTCGAACAGGCGCTTAAAGACCGGGGGCTAATGGTGATCGGACATTCCGAGACTTTATTCGGGATTTCGGAAGCTTATAAATTTCTGGGACACACTATTTACCAAAAAAAGCCCAAAATCTGA
- a CDS encoding methyl-accepting chemotaxis protein, whose protein sequence is MRRNSLKLILLFSSSATVVLLTAALSSFAYFTAKGYIEETYIDEMKKVSRVSSREIKDFFDTQFNLAKFIANQPSIIKAVAGQDRAVLNPLLVDLNSKFAVYENAFFSTPEENPLTFADATGQGSNFRWGKQGFDENIQASLKGKPFLSKVGQSPITKEPVTLLTVPVMDGPKVVGILGFALSLNSVTEAVVKDVKIGSDGYIAIVDAAGVVVGHPDKSLIMKLDLSKTEWGRRMLSLKSDEHTEYFFKKDKIATIYRIEEYGMLVAAVVSKDELADVVHSMLYKIIACAGIFLAVSILFLSRLLTIRLKPLEEARNLFKSMSQGDLSKDLDIVHDDEIGDLSRDTNAFLDSLKNSLKEIQRVSSELASSAETLSSNSENFSNSAQSTAASTEQMSATVEEMSAGMETISGTTENQYRNISDFHSKIAELSKSVRKIGDEIQNTLGIAKSISSQAKKGEESLNGMTDMIANILKSSGEMKAIVGIINDISDQTQLLALNAAIEAARAGEAGKGFAVVAEEISKLSEKTASSIKSISSMIAKNNTELDSGAKGIQSSTEIIHAIIRNVDSVSEAMDKLYSITSSQEEVNRIVNEKAGQVGAESESVKIATAEQRRAVREIAQVIIQINEHTLNTATGAEQMSTSSKGLSSTAETLRRIAEKFKFN, encoded by the coding sequence ATGCGACGCAACAGTTTAAAACTAATTTTGTTATTTTCCAGTAGCGCGACGGTTGTTCTTTTAACAGCCGCATTATCTTCCTTCGCTTATTTTACTGCTAAGGGCTACATTGAAGAGACTTACATTGACGAAATGAAAAAAGTCTCTCGAGTAAGTTCCAGGGAAATTAAGGATTTCTTCGATACCCAGTTCAATTTGGCAAAATTCATCGCCAACCAACCTTCGATAATAAAAGCGGTGGCCGGTCAAGATCGCGCCGTTTTGAATCCTCTGTTAGTCGACCTAAATAGTAAATTTGCAGTCTACGAAAACGCTTTTTTTTCCACTCCCGAAGAGAATCCGCTGACGTTCGCCGACGCGACCGGACAGGGTTCTAATTTTCGTTGGGGAAAGCAGGGATTCGATGAAAACATCCAAGCCTCCTTGAAAGGAAAACCTTTCTTAAGTAAAGTAGGACAATCCCCGATTACAAAAGAACCCGTAACACTTCTTACTGTCCCGGTTATGGACGGCCCAAAAGTAGTAGGAATTTTGGGATTCGCACTCTCTCTGAACTCGGTAACGGAAGCGGTCGTCAAAGACGTAAAGATAGGATCCGACGGTTATATCGCAATCGTGGACGCGGCGGGGGTAGTCGTTGGACATCCCGACAAGTCTTTGATTATGAAACTCGATTTATCAAAGACCGAATGGGGACGTCGTATGTTGTCCTTGAAATCAGACGAACATACGGAGTATTTCTTTAAAAAAGATAAAATTGCTACCATTTATAGAATAGAAGAATACGGAATGTTAGTCGCTGCGGTGGTATCTAAGGACGAACTTGCAGACGTCGTTCACTCGATGTTATACAAGATCATCGCCTGTGCGGGAATATTTTTAGCAGTCTCTATTTTATTTCTTTCCAGATTATTAACCATTCGTCTGAAACCTTTGGAAGAGGCGCGTAATCTCTTCAAATCCATGTCACAAGGAGACCTTAGCAAAGATTTGGATATCGTCCACGACGATGAAATCGGAGACCTAAGTCGGGATACGAATGCATTCTTAGATAGTCTAAAGAATTCCTTGAAAGAGATACAGCGAGTATCTTCCGAACTCGCATCCTCCGCCGAAACTTTATCTTCAAATTCCGAGAATTTTTCCAATTCCGCTCAATCTACGGCCGCATCCACGGAACAGATGTCAGCCACTGTAGAGGAGATGTCGGCGGGAATGGAGACGATTTCCGGAACGACCGAAAATCAATACAGGAATATTTCCGATTTTCATTCCAAGATAGCGGAGCTTTCGAAGAGCGTTCGAAAAATAGGAGACGAAATTCAAAACACTTTAGGAATCGCTAAATCGATATCTTCTCAAGCTAAAAAAGGAGAAGAATCTTTGAATGGAATGACCGATATGATCGCAAACATTCTCAAATCTTCGGGGGAAATGAAAGCGATCGTAGGAATTATCAATGATATTTCCGATCAGACTCAATTACTCGCTCTAAATGCCGCCATAGAAGCCGCTCGTGCTGGAGAGGCCGGAAAAGGGTTTGCGGTAGTCGCGGAGGAAATCTCCAAACTTTCCGAAAAAACAGCCTCGTCCATTAAGTCCATTTCTTCGATGATCGCCAAGAATAACACCGAATTAGATTCCGGGGCAAAAGGAATTCAATCTTCTACCGAGATTATACATGCGATAATTCGCAACGTGGATAGCGTGTCCGAAGCGATGGACAAACTTTACTCGATCACTTCCTCGCAGGAGGAAGTAAATAGGATTGTGAACGAGAAAGCCGGTCAAGTTGGGGCCGAATCGGAGTCCGTCAAAATAGCGACGGCGGAACAAAGACGGGCAGTACGAGAAATCGCACAAGTCATCATTCAGATCAACGAGCATACGTTGAATACAGCTACCGGTGCGGAGCAAATGTCAACTTCCTCGAAAGGGCTTTCGAGCACCGCAGAAACTCTCAGAAGAATCGCCGAGAAATTCAAGTTTAACTGA